From the genome of Thermoflexus hugenholtzii, one region includes:
- a CDS encoding PLP-dependent aspartate aminotransferase family protein, whose product MELQTETGCATSLEIRGPSTRAVHGGAERHNPYHAVVPPIVQTATYAFRDTADLIAFQEARQWGAAGGRVDYGRYGNPTVAALEARVAALEGAEAAAAFSSGMAAVTAILFASLRSGAHLIVTEDAYRRTRQFVLQFLRRFGVEATVVPIGDFEALEAAIRPNTRLIFTETPTNPYLRVMDLERLAEIARRRRIRTVVDATFATPINLRPLDYGIDLVIHSATKYLSGHNDVMAGVVAGSADLIAGLREMQAMIGGILDPHAAYLVLRGLKTLALRVHRQNENGMRVAEFLSAHPRIRRVWYPGLPSHPDHAVARRLMRGFGGVVTFEVAADREGTSRFIDALRIPYIAPSLGGVESLIEQPALMSYYEMDPEERSAIGITDNLVRLSLGIEDPDDLLADLEQALARLP is encoded by the coding sequence ATGGAACTGCAGACGGAAACCGGATGCGCCACCTCGCTGGAGATCCGCGGCCCATCCACGCGGGCGGTGCATGGCGGCGCGGAGCGCCATAACCCCTACCACGCGGTGGTCCCGCCCATCGTCCAGACCGCCACCTACGCGTTCCGGGACACGGCGGACCTGATCGCCTTCCAGGAGGCCCGGCAGTGGGGCGCGGCCGGCGGCCGCGTGGATTACGGGCGCTACGGGAACCCCACCGTCGCCGCCCTGGAGGCCCGGGTGGCTGCCCTGGAAGGGGCGGAGGCCGCGGCAGCCTTCTCCTCCGGCATGGCCGCGGTCACCGCCATCCTCTTCGCCTCCCTGCGCAGCGGAGCCCACCTGATCGTCACGGAAGACGCCTACCGGCGCACCCGCCAGTTCGTGCTCCAGTTCTTGCGCCGCTTCGGCGTGGAGGCCACGGTGGTGCCCATCGGGGATTTCGAAGCCCTCGAGGCCGCGATCCGGCCCAACACCCGGCTCATCTTCACGGAGACCCCGACCAACCCGTATCTGCGGGTGATGGACCTGGAGCGGCTGGCGGAGATCGCCCGTCGGCGCCGCATCCGCACGGTGGTGGACGCCACCTTCGCCACCCCCATCAACCTGCGCCCTCTGGATTACGGGATCGACCTCGTGATCCACAGCGCCACCAAGTATCTCTCCGGCCACAACGATGTGATGGCCGGGGTGGTGGCAGGATCCGCCGACCTGATCGCCGGGCTGCGGGAGATGCAGGCGATGATCGGGGGCATCCTGGATCCCCACGCGGCTTATCTGGTCCTGCGGGGCCTAAAGACCCTGGCCCTGCGGGTGCACCGGCAGAACGAGAACGGCATGCGGGTGGCCGAGTTCCTCAGCGCCCATCCCCGCATCCGCCGGGTCTGGTATCCGGGGCTGCCCTCCCATCCGGATCACGCCGTCGCCCGCCGCCTGATGCGTGGGTTCGGGGGGGTGGTCACCTTCGAAGTCGCTGCGGATCGCGAGGGCACCTCCCGCTTCATCGACGCCCTGCGCATCCCGTATATCGCGCCCAGCCTGGGCGGGGTGGAGAGCCTGATCGAACAGCCCGCCCTGATGTCCTACTATGAGATGGACCCCGAGGAGCGGTCCGCCATCGGCATCACGGACAACCTGGTCCGTCTCTCGCTGGGCATCGAGGACCCGGACGATTTGCTGGCCGACCTGGAACAGGCCCTGGCCCGCCTTCCTTAG
- a CDS encoding YfhO family protein yields MIIADETSTLARWRGILRAVRRDGMPALFLIGATALFFWPLWIAGYRFPKGGGDLWGQLYPVWSFVAEELGRGVLPLWNPRMLGGDPIFSEGQYGLFNPLNWPLFMASPIPPGWVLLRGAFSLWLAGVGMYVYLRRSPIWRLGRSAALTGALAYMFSDPFVVHLGHPQFNDAMAWLPWALAGVDQAARRTRRIPLGALPIALLLLSGHGQAALYGMLTVGLYALGQAAAGGWPRGFYRIGRLALAGLLGIALAAPSLLPGLERLPLTDRAGVPLEQRRGYEFPPAMLIDLLSPLFHGRGADQFWLPANRVESGYVGSVTLYLALLGLLGTLRFRRTWALIGLGTLALLFSLGYQGPLYPALARLPLFSETWKTARAIYLVSFALAIAGAMGVEQLRRSCPRTLILWALALSMGGLVLWGVAPRWAAEAPEGPARARAVTGLRFAAFLAWGTALSGWAISQGRTWLRPALPLLLTAELVALGATAEAEPSPPHRDPHPQALRFLRADPGWFRVDVDPAARDLWPPIALQMAGFEVPQGTGNPMELREFNILRWWIPSATHPAYRMLGVKYIVVPKGAPPGGEGIWPVFVDDPAIDIHLHTGALPRVWLVYRTEIVDHYGEALKRVLDERFRPEEIAVVQNGPRLNGEGRGRIGVARYSPNEVILDVETDAPALLVLSDTFYPGWQATVDGLHVPIYRTNAVFRGVEVPPGRHRVTLRFRPGSLRIGLGMAMAGGLMGLVLGVAGKRSR; encoded by the coding sequence ATGATCATCGCCGATGAAACGTCCACGCTCGCCCGCTGGAGGGGAATCCTCCGGGCCGTCCGCCGGGACGGGATGCCGGCGCTGTTCCTGATCGGCGCGACGGCCCTCTTCTTCTGGCCCCTCTGGATCGCCGGATACCGCTTCCCCAAGGGAGGCGGCGATCTGTGGGGGCAACTGTATCCGGTCTGGTCCTTCGTGGCCGAAGAGCTGGGACGCGGCGTCCTTCCGCTGTGGAACCCCCGAATGCTGGGAGGGGACCCCATCTTCTCTGAGGGGCAATATGGTTTGTTCAACCCCCTCAACTGGCCCCTCTTCATGGCTTCCCCGATCCCACCGGGATGGGTGCTGCTGCGCGGTGCCTTCAGCCTGTGGCTGGCCGGAGTCGGGATGTATGTGTATCTGCGTCGTTCGCCGATCTGGAGGCTGGGACGCTCCGCAGCCCTCACCGGCGCCCTCGCTTATATGTTCTCGGACCCATTTGTGGTCCACCTGGGCCACCCTCAGTTCAACGACGCAATGGCCTGGCTCCCGTGGGCACTGGCCGGTGTGGACCAAGCCGCGCGGCGAACCCGCAGGATCCCCCTCGGTGCCCTCCCCATCGCCCTGCTCCTCCTTTCCGGGCACGGTCAGGCGGCGCTGTATGGGATGCTCACTGTAGGGCTTTACGCTCTCGGACAGGCGGCAGCGGGTGGATGGCCTCGGGGCTTCTACCGAATCGGACGGCTGGCCTTAGCCGGGCTGCTGGGCATCGCCCTGGCTGCCCCCTCCCTCCTCCCCGGTCTGGAGCGGCTCCCCCTGACGGATCGAGCCGGCGTTCCCCTTGAACAACGGCGGGGGTATGAATTCCCACCCGCGATGCTCATCGATCTCCTCAGCCCGCTCTTCCACGGGCGGGGAGCTGACCAGTTCTGGCTTCCGGCAAATCGAGTGGAGAGCGGCTACGTGGGATCGGTGACCCTGTATCTGGCCCTGCTGGGGCTGTTGGGGACCTTGCGGTTTCGTCGGACGTGGGCGCTGATCGGCCTGGGCACGCTGGCGCTGCTGTTCTCCCTTGGCTACCAGGGGCCGCTCTACCCTGCCCTGGCTCGGCTCCCCCTGTTCTCGGAGACCTGGAAGACCGCCCGGGCGATCTATCTGGTTTCCTTCGCGCTGGCCATCGCCGGGGCCATGGGGGTTGAACAGCTTCGACGTTCGTGCCCGCGGACCCTCATTCTCTGGGCCCTGGCGTTGTCGATGGGCGGGCTGGTGCTCTGGGGGGTCGCCCCGCGCTGGGCTGCGGAAGCCCCGGAGGGGCCCGCCCGGGCGCGCGCCGTAACCGGGCTGCGTTTCGCCGCCTTCCTGGCGTGGGGAACCGCTCTGTCCGGCTGGGCGATCTCACAGGGGAGGACATGGCTTCGTCCCGCCCTGCCGCTGCTTTTGACCGCCGAGCTGGTAGCCCTGGGAGCCACCGCCGAAGCGGAACCCTCCCCGCCTCACCGGGATCCTCATCCGCAGGCCCTGCGCTTCCTGCGGGCGGATCCCGGCTGGTTCCGGGTGGATGTGGATCCGGCGGCGCGCGACCTCTGGCCCCCCATCGCTCTGCAGATGGCCGGCTTCGAGGTCCCCCAGGGAACAGGCAACCCGATGGAGCTCCGGGAATTCAACATCCTGCGCTGGTGGATCCCCTCCGCGACCCATCCTGCTTACCGGATGCTGGGGGTCAAATACATTGTGGTCCCCAAAGGGGCTCCTCCCGGCGGCGAGGGGATCTGGCCTGTTTTCGTGGACGACCCGGCTATCGACATCCACCTCCACACCGGAGCCCTCCCCCGAGTCTGGCTGGTTTACCGAACGGAGATCGTGGACCACTACGGCGAGGCGCTGAAACGGGTGCTGGACGAACGCTTCCGTCCGGAGGAGATCGCCGTCGTCCAGAACGGGCCGCGGCTCAACGGGGAAGGTCGAGGACGGATCGGGGTCGCTCGCTACAGCCCGAACGAGGTCATCCTGGATGTGGAGACGGACGCTCCCGCCCTGCTGGTCCTCTCGGACACCTTTTACCCCGGCTGGCAAGCGACAGTGGATGGCCTCCACGTTCCCATCTACCGGACCAACGCCGTCTTCCGGGGCGTGGAGGTGCCCCCGGGACGTCACCGGGTGACGTTGCGGTTCCGGCCGGGGAGCCTGCGGATCGGCCTGGGGATGGCCATGGCAGGCGGGCTGATGGGTCTGGTCCTTGGGGTCGCAGGAAAACGAAGTCGCTGA